DNA sequence from the Coregonus clupeaformis isolate EN_2021a chromosome 13, ASM2061545v1, whole genome shotgun sequence genome:
gcctgccaggtaggatgcaatccaagagtgtgcagagcctgagactcCCAGCCCTgagaaggtggagaggaggatctgttggttcacggtgtcgaaggcagtggatagatctaggaggatgagaacaggggagagagagtcagctttggcagtgcgaagagcctccgtgacacagagcagtctcggttgagtgaacCGTATTGAAGCCTGACtagttagggtcaagaagatcgttctgagagagataacgagaacgTTGATCAGAGACAgaacgctcaagtgttttggaaagaaaagaaagaagggatacaggtctatagtttttgacgtAAGAtaagtcgagtgttggtttcttgaggaggggagcgactcgggccattttgcagccagtggtcagggatgagttgatgagggaaatgAGAAgttctccagagatggtctggagaagggaggaggggatggggtcgagcgggcaggttgtcgggcggccagacctcactagtggcagtatgtcatctggagagagaggggagaaagaggtcaaggcgtagggtagttctgtgtgagtgagaccagtggactcaacaggctgagtgaatgagtagtTGATTTCGTCAAcgttcttttcaaagtggttgacaaagtgatccacagagagggaggaggagggggtggaaaAGCGTTTACTAGgattagaggcagaagcttgaaattcaTAGTgctagaaagtggctttagcagtggaGACAGAGGAAGTGAAGGTAGAGAgaagggagtgaaaggatgataggtcctccggaagtttagttttcctccatttttgctcagctgcccgcagcgcTGTTCTGTAAGCTTGCAATGAGtaactcagccacggagcaggaggtgagcgccaagccggccgggaggaaaggggacagtacGAGTAATAGAATGCAGAAAGGGTGAAGAGTAGGGTCggagaggcagaatcaggagacaggagggagaaggatttagcagaagggagcgataggatagaagaggagagagtagtgggagagagagagcgaagattgcaactgcgcatgaccatctgggtaggggctgagtggttagggctggaggaaagggagacagacctggaggggggttgcagtgagattagtaggcgagcagcctctagtaaagataaggtcaagcatattgcctgccttgtgagttggaggggattgggaaagggtgaggtcaaaagaggcaaggaggggaaagagagagttggaaagaaatgaatcgaaggcagacgtcaggaggttgaagtcaccaagTACGAAaagcggtgagccatcgtcagaAAATGAGTTattcaaggtgtcaagctcattgaggaactctccaagggcaactggtgggcgatagatgacaataatgttatgcttgagtggacaagtgacagtatGGAACTCAAATAAgcagatggacaggtgagagagggagaaaagagaaaatctccacttgagtagccctgtgccaccactGCGACGATCAGATGCTCTTGGACTATGAGAGAAACTTTGtcagatgaagaaagagcagctggagtagcagtgttctctggggtgatccatctCTCAGTCAGGGCCAAGAAGTAAAAGGACTGAAGAACAGCATAGACTGAGATGAACTCGACGTTCTTGACCGCGgatcggcagttccaaacgctgccagagaccCGGAATTCCTCATGGGTGGTGTGCGCAGGGAACACTAAATTAAAAGgattgcagccaaggggtgggaagcatctgtaaagcctacagtgAGAGGAGTGAACAGgtgtagaaaacacacacatagttgccATAGCTACAAAAATAGCAAAAATTAGATAAtctgaaaataactaggtaagatactcaagtaagagagtggtgtggagccttcctctaTTTCCTTCCTTGAACAACACGGCAGAACTGTCTTAGTTTTGCGATAAAACTGCCACTGACACGACCACCGCTTACACGGCTACTGctgagaaaccaggggagactgaagtactaacactaattgctGATTGTCTAGGAGAGGTGAAATcactccccctccaatacagccactgacTGCCAAAAACAAGTAacaaattgccctgccccttaatcctggttgatgtgtcaacaactaTATGCAAATTATGAGCAaattatgagcagtcagcagttcgcACACCAAGTAGGCCACTAATTCTTTGAGAGCACCTGTTTCGTGTGTCATGAGGGTATTTTGTAAATCTGTCCACTAGGTGGCATACCATCATTGTGTTGCAGTAAAGCTATACTGAATGGGACATGAAGTTAATGTAATAAACATATCAAACCAACACCATGTGTTATAAATCCTTTATTGAGAGACATAAATTacaaaaataatataatatatagccCTATTATGAGGTGGGTCAAACTGTTGCTATGTGATGCTTGTCATTTAATCTGAACCTGTGAGAGACCCATGAAAGGATATTTCAGCAATTAAGTTAGTGTCATCAAACATTAAGTGAAAAAACAAGATAATTCACTTCATTAAGGACTCCTCAAGAATAAACATAATTTTTTTGGCACCGTAACCTTTGTTGTCATTGCACGAGGCTGGATTTCCCTGATTGGTGGACTGGGGTGTGAGGTTAGCATGGTTGGTTGTTGATATTGGTCAGCAGTTTGTGATGCGGGGCCTTATATGGGGCAGTGAAAGCCCCAGGAGCCATTGTTCCACGCCCATCCTCATCAACCTGGCCCATCAAGATGTAAGGCATTCCTGAGAAAGAGATTGATAAAAAATGCATTTATTAGGCAATCCAGCAATACCGTCTATGATGACACAACAGTCTATGCTGATAagtcagcagtgtgtgtgcatctgtgcgtgcatgtgtgtgtacatgtatgtgtTTGCATAATGTTGTATATGCCAGTCAGATTGTCTGGGAAGAAaaatcctgtgtagctcagttggtagagcatggcgtttgcaacgccagggttgtgggtttgtttcccacggggggccagtatgaaaaaacaacaacaacatgtatgcactcactaactgtaagtcgctctggataagagcgtctgctaaatgactaaaaaaatctaaaaaataaaaaaaataggttACCTCTGCGGATGACAGGGCACTTCTTGCAGGCTGACACCAGTTTGACAGACATGTTCTCTCCAGCCTGGGTGATGGTCAGCCGGCCAGCCTTGTAGGCCTTGATGAGAGACACACTAATATGGATACTGCCCTGAGGACCAGGGGTCAGCTCTGTCACCTTACCCGtgatcactgagagagagagatatagtttAATTGCCTGAGCAATGCTGTGAACTTAAAATTGCTGTGTAATGATAGTACAGATGTTAAGCTTGAATAATTTGGCTATCCAATGATGCTAGCTGTCTAATGGAACTCACCAAATTCACTGGTGCAGAAACTGCTCTTGATATTTCCATCCCTCTTACATGCCTTTGCACACAGTGGGTTCAAGGGAACTAGAAAATACAAACATTGcttacacacacagtcacacaaacacacagacatgtgTATGCATAAACTCAGCTCTCGCTACACCAGTGCTTCAGCTTCTCTTACCTGGCCTCTTGCTGTCTGGTCTAGTAACTCTGGTCCTGTCTGGGCCTGGCTTGTTTGGTGGGCGAGTCCTGACTGGTTTGACTGGTTTGGGCTTGGCAGTGGGCTCCTGGGGCTGTGGGGTTGGGGGGGCCTGGTGTCTGGCTGTAgtgggtggttgggtggtagtggtggtgatgactGTTCTCTCAGGCAGGATGGGTTTGACAGCAGATTTCCTGGGGACTGACTCTGTACGGGGTCCTGATCCTGTGTTGTCTACTGTGGGGGTTCTGGATCCGCGGGGGACGCTGGTGTAACTGGCCATGAAGCCATCAGAGGTCACGCTGAGGTCAGACACAAACTGCACTAGGAGCACGTTCCCATTGGTCACAATAGTTCTGTGGGCAGAGAGTGATGCAGAGGGAGGAttggaagagagtagaggagtagaATAACAAAAACAAACAGATATACAATATATCATCATAGACTTAGACCACAGACAAGCATAATCATAAACACAGGAAGTCaggcaaacacacatacagtcgtGTACCACTCACTGGGGGCTGACGTCTCCACAGTATTTTCCAATGCGTCGAGAGTCATCTTTTTCTCCACCGTTGAAGAAGGCCACATAATCAAAGCGGCAGTAACTGTCTGACTCCATATCAAACTTATCAAACTTCACCTCAATCACCTAGCCCACATACAGAAATAAACAGATTATACAAATACAGCAACATTACTCACTATGAATGTCACTTGAAACTCAAATATATTTATGCATATAGGTGCACATTCACTTCTGTGGTTTGTGCATCATTTGCAGAactccatgtagaataaagaGCATGGAAAGCTGAACATGAT
Encoded proteins:
- the LOC121580330 gene encoding procollagen C-endopeptidase enhancer 2; protein product: MKCVSGVWGLSVLLALCLGWAQGQSQSQPETNYTRPVFHCGGEMVADSGFVGSEGFPSYYKPNSKCTWRITVPEGNVVMLSFRIFDLEADPMCRYDYLDVYNGHSNMVQKLGRFCGTFRPGTLISTTNNIMLEMVSDSETGGRGFLAYFNGGKPHVDEHQFCGGKMTKAQGEVKTPNWPEKNYPAGISCSWLITVEPDQVIEVKFDKFDMESDSYCRFDYVAFFNGGEKDDSRRIGKYCGDVSPQTIVTNGNVLLVQFVSDLSVTSDGFMASYTSVPRGSRTPTVDNTGSGPRTESVPRKSAVKPILPERTVITTTTTQPPTTARHQAPPTPQPQEPTAKPKPVKPVRTRPPNKPGPDRTRVTRPDSKRPVPLNPLCAKACKRDGNIKSSFCTSEFVITGKVTELTPGPQGSIHISVSLIKAYKAGRLTITQAGENMSVKLVSACKKCPVIRRGMPYILMGQVDEDGRGTMAPGAFTAPYKAPHHKLLTNINNQPC